Proteins from one Roseimicrobium gellanilyticum genomic window:
- a CDS encoding DUF899 domain-containing protein yields the protein MKLEPHKVVSQQEWTTARKALLKKEKESSKLLDQLAEERRKLPWVKVTKDYVFDAPGGAKVKLADLFGRHSQLVVYHFMFGPDWKEGCPSCSYVSDHNNATLPHLGARDVSYVAISHAPMAKLEAFKKRMGWNFQWVSAYHTDFNQDYHVSFSKEETAKGKVYYNYEETEFPSEEGPGLSVFYKNEAGEIFHTYSTFGRGLDILLGTYRILDMVPKGRDEEELPFGMAWLRYHDRYENSGGDQKFADADMPYWPVSSPEEVANGGCGCASGSAKKSKEEALA from the coding sequence ATGAAACTCGAACCACATAAAGTCGTATCCCAACAAGAGTGGACCACCGCGCGCAAGGCGCTGCTGAAAAAGGAGAAGGAATCCAGCAAGCTGCTGGACCAGCTCGCCGAGGAACGCCGCAAGCTGCCCTGGGTGAAGGTGACGAAGGACTATGTCTTTGACGCCCCCGGCGGCGCGAAGGTGAAGCTGGCGGACCTCTTCGGAAGGCACAGCCAGCTCGTGGTGTATCACTTCATGTTTGGACCTGATTGGAAAGAAGGCTGCCCGAGCTGCTCCTACGTGTCTGACCACAACAATGCCACCCTGCCGCACCTGGGCGCTCGTGATGTGAGCTACGTGGCCATCTCGCACGCGCCGATGGCGAAGCTGGAGGCCTTCAAGAAGCGCATGGGCTGGAACTTCCAGTGGGTGTCCGCTTATCACACCGACTTCAACCAGGACTACCATGTCTCCTTCTCCAAGGAAGAGACGGCGAAGGGCAAGGTGTACTACAACTATGAAGAGACGGAGTTTCCCAGTGAAGAGGGACCCGGGCTGAGCGTCTTTTACAAGAACGAAGCGGGCGAAATCTTCCACACCTACTCCACCTTTGGTCGTGGGCTGGATATCCTCCTGGGGACCTACCGCATTCTCGACATGGTACCGAAGGGTCGTGATGAAGAGGAGCTGCCCTTCGGCATGGCGTGGCTGCGCTATCACGACCGTTATGAGAACAGTGGTGGAGACCAGAAGTTCGCGGACGCAGATATGCCCTACTGGCCGGTGTCCTCGCCTGAGGAAGTGGCAAACGGAGGCTGCGGTTGTGCCAGTGGCAGCGCGAAGAAATCCAAGGAGGAGGCTCTCGCGTGA
- a CDS encoding dihydrofolate reductase family protein, translating into MKTQYYTATSLDGFIATEDDSLEWLFPLGALGESSYPEFIAEVGALAMGSTTYEWMMRNADQVIAEVGSPWPYTQPAWIFTSRELPAIEGADIRFVKGDVCDVHAEMRAAAGEKNIWVVGGGDLAGQFYDAGLLDELILQIGSVTLGKGKQLFPRRVLSPKLKLVSVRQMGATMAEMRYEVVKGEADNAVAQE; encoded by the coding sequence ATGAAAACCCAGTACTACACCGCCACCAGCCTGGATGGATTCATTGCTACGGAAGACGACTCGCTGGAGTGGTTGTTTCCTCTTGGGGCGTTGGGTGAATCCAGCTACCCGGAGTTCATCGCGGAAGTGGGAGCGCTGGCCATGGGATCCACGACTTATGAGTGGATGATGCGTAATGCGGACCAGGTGATTGCCGAGGTGGGCTCCCCGTGGCCCTACACGCAACCGGCGTGGATCTTCACCAGCCGCGAGCTTCCTGCAATTGAAGGTGCCGACATTCGATTCGTCAAAGGTGATGTGTGTGACGTGCATGCCGAGATGCGCGCTGCTGCGGGTGAGAAGAACATCTGGGTCGTGGGCGGTGGCGATCTCGCAGGGCAGTTCTACGATGCAGGTCTGCTGGATGAGCTCATCCTGCAGATTGGCTCGGTGACACTGGGCAAGGGGAAGCAACTGTTCCCTCGCCGGGTGCTGAGCCCGAAGTTGAAGCTGGTGTCTGTCCGTCAGATGGGCGCGACGATGGCGGAGATGCGGTATGAGGTGGTGAAGGGTGAAGCAGACAATGCGGTGGCGCAGGAGTGA
- a CDS encoding glycosyltransferase family 2 protein, with protein sequence MPLVSVVIPAYNAGRTIVETLNSVLRQSYENLEIIVVDDGSTDGTCKLVRALAERDARIRVICQRKSGVALARNAGITAARGVYIAPLDADDLWHPKRVQLHVEALEAAGPDTAVAYSPFYLIDRDGKAFAKSVLYNYSGDVFERQLGQNLVGNGSGLTVRRSAAVEVGGYSSLLFEKGAQGCEDFLFQLELARRYQYVCVPHYLVGYRKYPGNMSSDLVQMRYSQLHMYAYLCSKYGLPKESVSKHASEILWSLVRVVLHSKGKRAAGMEILKWVRDLHQVTHIIECLTEFVLAKLGRLLRRFPEVGIAVASRVTAGVGGLFPLHGVIEHIAL encoded by the coding sequence ATGCCTCTCGTCTCTGTTGTCATTCCGGCATACAATGCCGGAAGAACCATCGTGGAGACCTTGAACTCGGTCTTGCGGCAGTCGTACGAGAATCTGGAGATCATCGTCGTGGACGACGGATCTACGGATGGCACCTGCAAGCTCGTGCGGGCGCTGGCTGAAAGGGATGCTCGCATCCGTGTGATTTGCCAGAGGAAGTCCGGAGTGGCGCTGGCGAGAAATGCAGGCATCACGGCCGCCAGGGGAGTTTATATCGCCCCGCTGGATGCGGACGACCTCTGGCATCCCAAGCGGGTGCAGTTGCATGTGGAGGCGCTGGAGGCCGCAGGTCCTGACACAGCGGTGGCCTATTCCCCTTTCTACCTCATTGACCGGGATGGGAAGGCCTTCGCCAAGTCGGTGCTGTACAACTATTCCGGAGATGTCTTCGAGAGGCAACTCGGGCAGAATCTGGTGGGAAATGGCAGCGGGCTCACCGTGCGCCGCTCTGCCGCGGTGGAAGTGGGAGGGTACTCCTCGCTGCTTTTCGAAAAGGGCGCGCAGGGTTGTGAGGACTTCCTGTTCCAGTTGGAGCTGGCTCGCCGGTATCAGTACGTGTGTGTGCCCCATTACCTGGTGGGATACCGGAAGTATCCGGGAAACATGTCATCTGACCTGGTCCAGATGAGATATTCGCAGCTGCATATGTATGCCTATCTGTGCAGCAAGTATGGGCTGCCCAAGGAGTCCGTGAGCAAGCATGCCAGCGAGATTCTCTGGTCGCTCGTGCGCGTGGTGCTCCACAGCAAGGGCAAGAGGGCTGCAGGCATGGAAATCTTGAAGTGGGTGCGGGACCTCCACCAGGTGACGCACATCATCGAGTGCCTCACCGAGTTCGTGCTCGCGAAGTTGGGTCGCTTGCTCCGCCGGTTCCCGGAGGTGGGAATTGCCGTGGCCAGCAGAGTGACGGCTGGTGTGGGTGGTCTGTTTCCCCTCCACGGAGTCATCGAGCATATCGCGCTGTAA
- a CDS encoding pectate lyase family protein, producing MRTLLLLFLLTLILLAPSGAPLLHAQAPILAFPDAQGDGATTVGGRGGKIIRVTSLENTGPGSLREAVRTKGPRIIVFEVGGVIDLKKTSLVISEPDVTIAGQTAPSPGITLIKGSLVVSTNNVIIRHLAVRPGEAGHEKKSGWNADGITTVGASHVIFDHLSCTWATDENLSTSGARFEGATPEEWRKNTSHHITISNCIIAEGLSKSTHDKGEHSKGTLLHDNTSRISVIGNLYACNVERNPLAKGGAQAVIVNNWISNPARNAIHAALVPSEWKGHEHQPAKLSIVGNVLEHGTDTLQYVSLLGYYEKTPLQVYMEDNLAFDLEGKPAKLTRGEALPLEKEKLFWPEHLKAMSSDKVKEHVTANAGARPWDRDPIDQRIIDAARNKKGKILNSEQEVGGYPEVKPATKQEFKENEWDLETMEKKTGK from the coding sequence ATGCGCACCCTCTTGCTCCTGTTCCTGCTCACGCTCATTCTCCTGGCTCCCTCAGGAGCTCCCCTTCTCCACGCCCAGGCACCCATCCTCGCCTTCCCTGACGCCCAGGGCGATGGCGCAACGACGGTGGGCGGACGCGGTGGCAAAATCATCCGCGTGACCTCGCTGGAGAATACAGGACCCGGTTCACTGCGGGAAGCCGTGCGCACCAAGGGACCGCGCATCATCGTCTTTGAAGTCGGCGGCGTCATCGACCTGAAAAAAACCTCCCTGGTCATCTCCGAGCCGGACGTCACAATTGCAGGTCAGACAGCACCTTCACCCGGCATCACGCTCATCAAGGGCAGCCTCGTCGTTTCCACGAACAATGTCATCATCCGTCACCTGGCCGTACGCCCCGGCGAGGCCGGGCACGAGAAGAAGAGCGGTTGGAATGCAGACGGCATCACCACGGTCGGAGCCTCTCATGTGATCTTCGACCATCTCTCCTGCACGTGGGCCACGGATGAAAACCTCTCCACCTCAGGCGCCCGCTTCGAGGGCGCGACTCCGGAGGAGTGGCGGAAGAACACCTCCCACCACATCACCATTTCCAACTGCATCATCGCCGAGGGACTTTCGAAGTCCACGCACGACAAGGGCGAGCACTCCAAGGGCACACTGTTGCACGACAACACCTCACGCATCAGCGTCATCGGCAATCTCTATGCATGCAACGTGGAGCGCAATCCCCTGGCCAAAGGCGGCGCCCAGGCCGTCATCGTGAACAACTGGATCTCCAATCCCGCGCGCAATGCCATCCATGCCGCACTGGTTCCCAGCGAATGGAAAGGCCACGAGCACCAGCCCGCGAAGCTCAGCATCGTGGGCAACGTGCTGGAACATGGTACCGACACCTTGCAATACGTGTCCCTCCTCGGCTACTACGAGAAGACTCCCCTGCAGGTGTACATGGAGGACAACCTCGCCTTTGACCTGGAAGGCAAGCCCGCGAAGCTCACACGCGGCGAAGCACTCCCTCTTGAGAAGGAGAAACTCTTCTGGCCAGAACACTTGAAAGCGATGTCCTCGGACAAAGTGAAGGAACACGTCACCGCCAACGCCGGCGCCCGCCCCTGGGATCGCGATCCGATTGACCAGCGCATCATCGACGCCGCGCGGAACAAGAAGGGCAAAATCCTCAACAGCGAACAGGAAGTCGGCGGCTATCCCGAAGTGAAGCCCGCGACCAAGCAGGAGTTCAAAGAGAACGAGTGGGATTTGGAAACCATGGAGAAGAAGACGGGGAAGTGA
- a CDS encoding PIG-L deacetylase family protein, with protein MKRTRFLCISALMGAALCWSISASAFSQEKEKPKSPPPDDGKLRIIVFGAHPDDAQYKAGGTAAKWAKLGHHVKLVSVTNGDIGHWQSAGGPLAQRRLAEVQKADAVVGATTEVLDIHDGELMPSLENRKTIIKLIREWQADIVISHRPWDYHPDHRYVGILVQDAAFMVTVPFVCPEVPPVKKNPLFLYSSDLFKKPYPFQADIIVSVDDVFDQKLKAIHEMPSQAYEGGASGSAEHVKNVPPAGDVAARMGWLRERWERRQGGEANRFREVLTKWYGPEKGAAVKFAEAFEICEYGRQPTDEEVKKLFPFFP; from the coding sequence ATGAAACGCACACGCTTCCTCTGTATCTCCGCGCTCATGGGCGCGGCTCTTTGCTGGTCCATCTCCGCATCTGCCTTCTCTCAAGAAAAAGAGAAACCCAAGTCGCCACCACCCGATGACGGCAAGCTGCGCATCATCGTCTTCGGCGCGCATCCGGATGATGCGCAGTACAAGGCGGGCGGCACAGCGGCGAAGTGGGCGAAGCTGGGCCATCATGTGAAGCTCGTCTCGGTCACGAATGGCGACATCGGCCATTGGCAATCGGCGGGTGGCCCGCTGGCACAGCGTCGACTCGCAGAGGTGCAGAAGGCGGATGCGGTGGTGGGCGCGACCACCGAGGTGCTGGACATTCACGATGGCGAGCTCATGCCTTCACTGGAGAATCGCAAGACCATCATCAAGCTCATCCGTGAGTGGCAGGCGGACATTGTGATATCGCATCGCCCGTGGGACTACCACCCGGACCATCGCTATGTGGGCATCCTGGTGCAGGACGCGGCCTTCATGGTCACGGTGCCTTTCGTGTGTCCTGAGGTGCCGCCGGTGAAGAAGAATCCGCTCTTCCTCTATTCGAGTGATCTCTTCAAGAAGCCTTATCCTTTCCAGGCAGACATCATCGTCTCGGTGGATGATGTCTTCGACCAGAAGCTGAAGGCCATTCATGAAATGCCCTCGCAAGCGTATGAAGGCGGGGCGAGCGGCAGTGCAGAGCATGTGAAGAACGTGCCGCCTGCAGGAGATGTCGCAGCGCGTATGGGCTGGCTGCGCGAGCGATGGGAGCGCCGGCAGGGTGGGGAGGCGAATCGTTTTCGTGAAGTGCTCACGAAGTGGTATGGCCCGGAGAAAGGCGCTGCGGTGAAGTTTGCCGAGGCCTTTGAGATCTGCGAGTACGGGCGCCAGCCGACGGATGAAGAGGTAAAGAAGCTGTTCCCCTTCTTCCCATGA
- a CDS encoding prepilin-type N-terminal cleavage/methylation domain-containing protein — protein sequence MRSSLAAAIDCSGTAHRRRRRVAGFTLVELLVVVTLLAVLATITFGGYRLYIRLATRAHCSNNLRQLSMAVNLYTSDNGGFFPPYVKTNRDGSREWFFGKEPYQPGVPEGKRDLDREAGPLYPYIESVGNVEVCKGFNYGNALWKAKFKGASYGYGYNWALGGRMTGNPMNVAHLQHATSVILMGDCGQVNTFQKPASPSNPMIEEFYIINESYKTIHFRHGNKANILFVDGHVELMDPYPGTEERRIPGELLGRVTKVGSAEMLK from the coding sequence ATGAGGTCATCCCTCGCGGCAGCCATCGATTGCAGCGGCACTGCGCATCGCAGGCGGAGGCGCGTGGCGGGGTTCACCCTGGTGGAGTTGCTGGTGGTGGTGACACTGCTGGCGGTGCTGGCCACGATCACCTTTGGTGGGTACCGCCTGTATATCAGGCTGGCCACACGGGCACATTGCTCAAACAATCTGCGCCAGCTCAGCATGGCGGTGAATCTCTACACTTCGGACAATGGCGGATTTTTCCCACCGTATGTGAAGACGAATCGCGACGGCTCACGCGAGTGGTTCTTTGGCAAGGAGCCGTACCAGCCCGGGGTGCCGGAGGGCAAGCGCGATCTGGATCGCGAGGCCGGTCCTCTCTATCCCTACATCGAATCGGTGGGGAACGTGGAAGTCTGCAAGGGCTTCAACTATGGGAACGCGCTGTGGAAGGCGAAGTTCAAGGGCGCAAGCTACGGCTACGGGTACAACTGGGCACTGGGCGGCCGCATGACAGGCAATCCCATGAATGTGGCCCACCTGCAGCATGCCACGTCCGTCATTCTCATGGGAGACTGTGGCCAGGTGAATACCTTCCAGAAGCCGGCGAGCCCCAGCAATCCGATGATTGAGGAGTTCTACATCATCAATGAATCGTACAAGACGATTCACTTCCGCCACGGCAACAAGGCGAACATCCTCTTTGTCGATGGGCATGTGGAGCTGATGGATCCGTATCCCGGTACGGAGGAGCGGCGCATTCCTGGAGAATTGCTGGGCCGCGTGACGAAGGTGGGCAGCGCGGAGATGCTGAAGTAG
- a CDS encoding transposase translates to MLHFHGKRYELGAHCVMPNHVHAVFRPLDNHSLDDVLHSWKGYTADQMNQMLSRKGSVWVQESFDTIVRDARHLARVVQYIGRNPAKADIPRERWRRWVNPEWERIGWGFRDEVR, encoded by the coding sequence ATGCTCCACTTTCATGGGAAGCGCTATGAACTGGGAGCCCACTGTGTCATGCCCAACCATGTTCATGCGGTCTTCAGACCGTTGGACAATCACTCTCTGGATGATGTGCTTCACTCCTGGAAGGGCTACACTGCAGATCAAATGAACCAGATGTTGTCACGGAAGGGCTCTGTGTGGGTGCAGGAAAGTTTTGATACGATTGTCCGGGACGCGCGCCATCTTGCCCGAGTGGTGCAGTACATCGGAAGGAATCCCGCGAAGGCTGACATTCCACGGGAACGCTGGCGACGGTGGGTGAATCCGGAGTGGGAGCGGATTGGCTGGGGATTCAGAGATGAAGTTCGCTGA
- a CDS encoding SRPBCC family protein, translated as MPLPTPTTNELQKPDNATLILRRVLNAPQELAYQVWTSAEHVKLWMQPEPGMQIPFAVMDVRVGGKFRIQMQQTDGEYFTAQGVFREVKPPEKLVYTWDWEKDGSGEEFGEPEGKETLVTVEFLKRGDRTEMIFTHTRFATVESRDSHSRGWSRIIDCLAAFLEKPKA; from the coding sequence ATGCCCCTACCCACACCCACAACTAACGAGCTGCAGAAGCCTGACAACGCCACGCTCATTCTTCGACGCGTGCTGAATGCTCCCCAGGAGCTGGCCTACCAGGTGTGGACCTCTGCGGAGCACGTGAAACTCTGGATGCAGCCGGAGCCGGGCATGCAGATTCCCTTCGCCGTCATGGACGTGCGCGTCGGTGGAAAGTTCCGCATCCAGATGCAGCAGACGGACGGGGAGTACTTCACCGCGCAGGGCGTCTTCCGCGAGGTGAAGCCGCCGGAGAAGCTGGTCTACACGTGGGACTGGGAGAAGGACGGCAGCGGCGAGGAATTTGGTGAACCGGAGGGGAAGGAAACCCTGGTGACGGTGGAGTTCCTGAAGCGCGGTGACCGTACGGAGATGATCTTCACGCACACGAGATTTGCCACGGTGGAGAGCCGGGACAGCCACTCGCGTGGTTGGAGCCGCATCATCGATTGCCTGGCCGCCTTCCTGGAGAAGCCGAAGGCCTGA
- a CDS encoding ArsR/SmtB family transcription factor, which translates to MVEYDSDLLDKTFGALADPTRRRILAQLSEGEICVTDLAKPHAMSLAAVSKHVIVLERAGLVKRRKDGRVHSLALDAKPMEEAQAWLDSYRQFWTANLDGFEKYLEKLQPNKETKPDDDAPTHTHN; encoded by the coding sequence ATGGTTGAATATGACTCAGACCTGCTGGACAAGACCTTCGGGGCGCTGGCAGACCCGACAAGACGGCGCATCCTGGCGCAGTTGTCGGAGGGGGAGATTTGCGTCACGGACCTGGCGAAGCCCCACGCTATGTCCCTCGCGGCCGTGTCCAAGCACGTCATCGTGCTGGAAAGGGCCGGACTCGTGAAACGCCGGAAGGATGGCCGGGTGCACTCCCTGGCCCTGGACGCGAAGCCGATGGAGGAGGCGCAGGCGTGGCTGGACAGTTACCGCCAGTTCTGGACGGCAAACCTGGATGGCTTCGAGAAGTACCTGGAGAAACTACAACCCAATAAGGAGACCAAACCCGATGACGATGCCCCTACCCACACCCACAACTAA
- a CDS encoding xanthan lyase — protein MLLRSISRLLSFLLPCLTTTAAEPPAPLKPHPAALPSIHAPGEVDRPEMVAFIVSDPAKLPGIVVDETSATLEGEWQYSTHTPPYVGLGYIHDMKAGKGKKSVTFTPDLPKAGWYEVRLAHCYNVRRATNTPVTIHHADGEKQIRINQQEEPEHAKLFRSLGTFRFEAGRSSWVRISNEGSDAGKVVIADAVQFIPAEQPSQPNAGRGPGSAGLWPAYSKLCLMGESTTNAGRRPALPALPALPCVE, from the coding sequence ATGCTCCTCCGCTCCATCTCCCGCCTGCTCTCTTTCCTTCTGCCATGCCTCACCACCACGGCTGCGGAGCCGCCTGCACCGCTCAAACCCCATCCCGCCGCCCTGCCCAGCATCCACGCCCCGGGCGAAGTGGATCGCCCGGAGATGGTCGCCTTCATCGTGAGTGATCCGGCCAAGCTCCCTGGCATCGTCGTGGATGAGACCTCCGCCACGCTGGAGGGCGAGTGGCAGTACTCCACGCACACGCCACCCTATGTCGGGCTCGGCTATATCCACGACATGAAGGCGGGCAAGGGCAAGAAGTCCGTGACCTTCACTCCGGACTTGCCGAAGGCCGGATGGTACGAAGTGCGCCTCGCCCACTGCTACAATGTACGCCGCGCCACGAACACGCCCGTGACCATCCACCACGCGGATGGCGAGAAGCAAATCCGCATCAATCAGCAGGAAGAACCCGAGCACGCCAAACTCTTCCGCTCCCTCGGCACCTTCCGCTTCGAGGCCGGACGCAGCAGCTGGGTGCGCATCTCCAATGAAGGCAGCGACGCCGGCAAGGTGGTCATCGCCGATGCTGTGCAGTTCATTCCTGCCGAGCAGCCCTCACAGCCGAACGCCGGACGCGGCCCTGGGAGCGCTGGCCTCTGGCCGGCGTATTCGAAGCTGTGCCTCATGGGTGAAAGCACCACCAACGCCGGCCGGAGGCCAGCGCTCCCAGCGCTCCCAGCGCTCCCATGTGTTGAATAA
- a CDS encoding neutral/alkaline non-lysosomal ceramidase N-terminal domain-containing protein has protein sequence MRILPLTLLTLACLAFVTSSPAQDFKVGVARADITPAEPIRLAGYASRTKPHESVDQPIWVKALALQDNAGATSIIITADTIGTPRWFNDTLASRIEQELKVPRERFLFANSHSHSTPIIHQSLTAMYGLNEIETKAVEAYTKSFLEKSFAVAADAVKNLEPATLDFGKSEATFAGNRRQFGPKGVGFGINPNGAVDHEVPVLRVTRSDGTVKAILFGYACHCTTPGAGPEVSGDWAGHAMANLEQTYAGSTALFITGCGADANPNPRGSIILARAHGLHLAGAVARALTVPMRPVKGAITASFGRADLPLAPLPDRAYYEAKLQDKAPAVQRYAQEHLAKMDRGEKFITSYDAPVQVLRFGNAFTMVGLSGETCVDYALRLRRELPDERLWVAGYCNDVFCYVPSMRILTEGGYEADFSMMYYGFPTRFAPEVENALVGKALELVKKTATP, from the coding sequence ATGCGCATTCTCCCACTCACCCTGCTCACGCTGGCCTGTCTTGCCTTCGTCACTTCATCTCCTGCGCAAGACTTCAAAGTCGGCGTCGCCAGGGCAGACATCACGCCTGCGGAACCCATTCGTCTCGCCGGATACGCGAGCCGCACCAAGCCGCATGAGTCCGTGGACCAACCCATCTGGGTGAAGGCACTCGCCCTGCAGGACAACGCAGGCGCCACCTCCATCATCATCACCGCGGATACCATCGGCACACCACGCTGGTTCAATGACACCCTCGCCAGCCGCATCGAGCAGGAACTCAAGGTGCCACGCGAACGTTTCCTCTTCGCGAACTCCCATAGCCATTCCACGCCCATCATCCATCAATCACTCACCGCCATGTATGGCCTGAATGAAATCGAGACGAAGGCGGTGGAAGCGTACACGAAGTCCTTCCTGGAAAAATCCTTTGCCGTCGCAGCCGATGCTGTGAAGAACCTGGAGCCCGCCACGCTCGACTTCGGCAAGAGCGAGGCCACCTTCGCCGGGAACCGGCGCCAGTTCGGCCCCAAAGGTGTGGGCTTCGGCATCAATCCCAACGGTGCCGTGGATCATGAGGTACCCGTACTGCGCGTGACGCGGTCCGATGGCACGGTGAAGGCCATCCTCTTTGGTTACGCCTGCCACTGCACCACACCGGGTGCCGGCCCCGAGGTGAGTGGCGACTGGGCGGGTCACGCGATGGCAAACCTGGAGCAGACCTATGCGGGAAGCACCGCGCTCTTCATCACCGGCTGCGGTGCGGATGCGAACCCCAATCCACGCGGCTCCATCATCCTCGCGCGCGCACATGGCCTGCACCTCGCGGGCGCCGTGGCTCGTGCCCTCACGGTCCCGATGCGGCCAGTGAAGGGAGCCATCACCGCTTCCTTTGGACGCGCCGACCTGCCACTCGCTCCTTTACCCGACCGCGCCTACTATGAGGCTAAGTTGCAGGACAAAGCACCCGCCGTGCAGCGTTATGCGCAAGAGCATCTGGCGAAGATGGACCGTGGTGAGAAATTCATCACCTCGTATGATGCGCCCGTGCAGGTGTTGCGCTTTGGAAACGCCTTCACCATGGTCGGCCTCAGCGGCGAGACCTGTGTGGACTATGCCCTGCGACTCCGTCGCGAACTGCCAGACGAGCGCCTGTGGGTCGCGGGCTATTGCAATGATGTCTTCTGCTATGTGCCCTCCATGCGCATCCTCACCGAGGGCGGCTACGAGGCAGACTTCAGCATGATGTACTACGGCTTCCCCACCCGCTTCGCCCCGGAGGTGGAGAATGCACTGGTGGGCAAAGCGCTGGAGTTGGTGAAGAAAACGGCGACGCCGTGA